One Misgurnus anguillicaudatus chromosome 20, ASM2758022v2, whole genome shotgun sequence DNA segment encodes these proteins:
- the stmn1a gene encoding stathmin 1a isoform X1: protein MKEDLLVRLGIVNARMQRGFQVLVADVRTMGSCARDILRDPYSDFSKAMATFNDIQVKELDKRASGQAFEVILASPGPEVRHEFPLSPTKKKDLSLEEIKKKLEAAEERRKSHEAEVLKHLAEKREHEKEVLQKALEENNNFSKMAEEKLNQKMEANKENRSAIMAAMSEKFKEKDKKLEEVRKNKGQGDQKDSL from the exons ATGAAGGAGGATCTCTTAGTAAGAC TGGGGATTGTTAATGCCCGCATGCAGCGCGGTTTTCAGGTGCTTGTTGCAGATGTAAGAACAATGGGGAGCTGTGCACGAG acATACTCAGAGACCCATACTCAGATTTTTCTAAAGCAATGGCCACTTTTAATG aCATTCAGGTTAAAGAGTTGGACAAACGTGCATCAGGTCAAGCGTTTGAAGTTATCCTTGCCAGTCCGGGGCCGGAGGTCAGGCATGAGTTTCCTCTCTCCCCTACGAAGAAGAAAGATCTTTCTCTAGAGGAGATCAAGAAAAAACTGGAGGCTGCAGAGGAGAGACGCAAG TCTCATGAAGCAGAGGTCCTGAAGCACTTAGCTGAGAAGCGTGAACATGAGAAGGAAGTGCTTCAGAAAGCTCTGGAAGAAAACAACAACTTCAGCAAGATGGCAGAGGAGAAACTTAACCAGAAAATGGAGGCCAACAAAGAGAACCGGTCAGCAATAATGGCAGCTATGAGTGAAAAGTTCAAAGAGAAG gacaAGAAGCTGGAAGAGGTTCGCAAAAACAAGGGACAAGGAGACCAAAAAGACTCACTGTGA
- the maneal gene encoding glycoprotein endo-alpha-1,2-mannosidase-like protein, giving the protein MTRLRRKACVALLLFTLFIFGTMMGLRTLKPTDGFSDLAPGIELMPLVGERMEQRLVRAGDSAGQTAVSSDTKIVFSNSGPDHSIFYDIHIFYYLWYGSAQMDGSYIHWDHVLVPHWDPKIAASHPKGRHNPPDDIASSYYPELGAYSSRDPDVIESHMAQIEAAAAGVVVLSWYPPGVADEHGKASEDLVPAVMDAAHRHSIKVAFHLQPYKGRTDLSVHDNIKYIIDKYGKHGAFYRFRSSTGRVLPLFYVYDSYLTPSESWAELLTARGSHSVRGTPYDGIFIALIVEERHKGDILSGGFDGMYTYFASNGFSFGSSHQNWKAVKAFCDKNNLLFVPSAGPGYVDTAVRPWNNHNTRNRVNGRYYETSLQAAMSVRPDIITITSFNEWHEGTQIERAVPKKTVARLYLDYKPHQPDHYLELTRKWAEHFSKEKEQWLM; this is encoded by the exons ATGACGCGGTTACGCAGGAAAGCGTGCGTGGCTCTTCTTCTCTTCACGCTCTTCATCTTTGGCACTATGATGGGCTTGCGAACCCTCAAACCCACTGACGGTTTCTCTGACCTCGCACCAGGTATCGAGTTAATGCCTTTAGTTGGAGAGAGAATGGAGCAGAGACTCGTTCGTGCCGGTGACTCGGCGGGTCAAACCGCTGTTAGCAGTGACACAAAGATCGTGTTCTCCAACTCCGGTCCCGACCACAGCATTTTCTACGACATACACATCTTCTATTATTTATGGTATGGCTCGGCACAGATGGACGGCAGTTATATACACTGGGACCACGTACTAGTACCGCACTGGGACCCTAAAATAGCTGCAAGTCATCCTAAAGGTCGACACAATCCCCCGGACGACATTGCGTCCAGTTATTACCCTGAACTGGGAGCCTACAGCTCCAGGGATCCAGATGTCATTGAGTCGCACATGGCACAAATTGAAGCTGCAGCTGCAG GGGTTGTGGTGCTTTCCTGGTACCCGCCTGGTGTGGCAGATGAACATGGCAAAGCCTCAGAAGATCTAGTGCCTGCTGTGATGGACGCTGCCCATAGACACAGTATCAAG GTTGCGTTTCACCTGCAGCCATACAAAGGCCGAACGGACCTCAGTGTGCATGACAACATCAAATACATCA TTGACAAATATGGCAAACACGGTGCTTTCTACAGGTTCAGGTCGAGCACCGGAAGGGTCCTTCCCCTCTTTTACGTGTACGACTCGTACCTGACACCATCCGAGTCCTGGGCTGAGCTGCTGACCGCTCGCGGCTCTCACAGCGTCCGAGGAACCCCTTACGATGGCATCTTCATTGCTCTTATCGTAGAAGAACGTCATAAGGGAGACATACTGTCTGGTGGTTTTGACGGCATGTACACTTACTTCGCCTCCAACGGTTTCTCCTTCGGATCTTCGCATCAGAACTGGAAAGCGGTCAAAGCTTTCTGCGACAAGAACAACTTGCTGTTCGTGCCCAGCGCTGGGCCCGGTTACGTGGACACCGCCGTTCGTCCCTGGAACAATCACAATACACGCAACAGAGTGAACGGACGATATTACGAGACCTCGTTGCAGGCGGCGATGTCCGTCAGGCCTGACATCATCACGATAACCTCATTTAACGAGTGGCATGAGGGAACTCAGATCGAGAGGGCCGTGCCCAAGAAAACTGTGGCCCGTCTGTATTTGGACTACAAACCCCATCAACCGGACCATTACCTGGAGCTCACTAGAAAGTGGGCGGAGCATTTCAGTAAAGAGAAAGAGCAGTGGCTTATGTGA
- the stmn1a gene encoding stathmin 1a isoform X2 translates to MATFNDIQVKELDKRASGQAFEVILASPGPEVRHEFPLSPTKKKDLSLEEIKKKLEAAEERRKSHEAEVLKHLAEKREHEKEVLQKALEENNNFSKMAEEKLNQKMEANKENRSAIMAAMSEKFKEKDKKLEEVRKNKGQGDQKDSL, encoded by the exons ATGGCCACTTTTAATG aCATTCAGGTTAAAGAGTTGGACAAACGTGCATCAGGTCAAGCGTTTGAAGTTATCCTTGCCAGTCCGGGGCCGGAGGTCAGGCATGAGTTTCCTCTCTCCCCTACGAAGAAGAAAGATCTTTCTCTAGAGGAGATCAAGAAAAAACTGGAGGCTGCAGAGGAGAGACGCAAG TCTCATGAAGCAGAGGTCCTGAAGCACTTAGCTGAGAAGCGTGAACATGAGAAGGAAGTGCTTCAGAAAGCTCTGGAAGAAAACAACAACTTCAGCAAGATGGCAGAGGAGAAACTTAACCAGAAAATGGAGGCCAACAAAGAGAACCGGTCAGCAATAATGGCAGCTATGAGTGAAAAGTTCAAAGAGAAG gacaAGAAGCTGGAAGAGGTTCGCAAAAACAAGGGACAAGGAGACCAAAAAGACTCACTGTGA